Proteins from one Burkholderia oklahomensis C6786 genomic window:
- a CDS encoding NAD kinase has translation MKIGHQFHTVALVGRSNTPGIAEPLASLAACIAKRGFEVVFEADTAQAIGSTGYPALTPAEIGARADVAVVLGGDGTMLGIGRQLAPYKTPLIGINHGRLGFITDIPASDMQDVVPMMLAGSFEREERTLLESRIVRNGEPIYHALAFNDVVVNRSGFSGMAELRVSVDGRFMYNQRSDGLIVATPTGSTAYALSSSGPILHPQLQGFVLVPIAPHALSNRPIVLPDDSKIAIQIIGGRDVNVNFDMQSFTALELNDTIEVRRSKHTVPFLHPVGYSYYVTLRKKLHWNEHPSSEEDDDA, from the coding sequence ATGAAAATCGGCCACCAATTCCATACCGTCGCGCTCGTCGGGCGCAGCAACACGCCAGGGATCGCCGAGCCGCTGGCGTCGCTTGCCGCGTGCATCGCGAAACGCGGCTTCGAAGTCGTGTTCGAGGCCGACACCGCGCAGGCGATCGGCAGCACGGGCTACCCGGCGCTCACGCCCGCCGAGATCGGCGCGCGCGCCGACGTCGCGGTCGTGCTGGGCGGAGACGGCACGATGCTCGGCATCGGCCGCCAGCTCGCGCCGTACAAGACGCCGCTCATCGGCATCAACCACGGCCGGCTCGGCTTCATCACCGACATCCCGGCGTCCGACATGCAGGACGTCGTGCCGATGATGCTCGCGGGCAGCTTCGAGCGCGAGGAACGCACGCTGCTCGAGTCCCGCATCGTGCGCAACGGCGAGCCGATCTATCACGCGCTCGCGTTCAACGACGTCGTCGTGAACCGCAGCGGCTTCTCCGGGATGGCCGAGCTGCGCGTATCGGTCGACGGCCGCTTCATGTACAACCAGCGCTCGGACGGCCTCATCGTCGCGACCCCGACGGGCTCGACCGCGTACGCGCTGTCGTCGTCGGGGCCGATCCTGCATCCGCAGCTGCAGGGATTCGTGCTCGTGCCGATCGCGCCGCACGCGCTGTCGAACCGGCCGATCGTGCTGCCGGACGATTCGAAGATCGCGATCCAGATCATCGGCGGGCGCGACGTGAACGTGAACTTCGACATGCAGTCGTTCACGGCACTCGAGCTGAACGACACGATCGAGGTGCGCCGCTCGAAGCACACGGTGCCGTTCCTGCACCCGGTCGGCTACAGCTACTACGTGACGCTGCGCAAGAAGCTCCACTGGAACGAACACCCGTCGAGCGAAGAAGACGACGACGCATAA
- the grpE gene encoding nucleotide exchange factor GrpE translates to MENTQENPTDQTTEVTGREAQAAEPAAQAAENAAPAAEAALAEAQAKIAELQESFLRAKAETENVRRRAQDDVAKAHKFAIENFAENLLPVLDSLEAAVGDTSGDLAKVREGVELTLRQLQSALEKGRVAALNPVGEKFDPHLHQAISMVPADQEPNTVVAVLQKGYTIADRVLRPALVTVAQPK, encoded by the coding sequence ATGGAAAACACGCAAGAGAACCCGACTGACCAAACGACTGAAGTAACCGGTCGCGAGGCGCAGGCCGCGGAACCGGCGGCGCAAGCCGCGGAAAACGCGGCGCCGGCTGCAGAAGCCGCGCTCGCCGAGGCTCAAGCCAAGATCGCCGAGCTGCAGGAGAGCTTCCTGCGTGCGAAGGCGGAAACCGAAAACGTGCGCCGCCGCGCGCAGGACGACGTCGCGAAGGCGCACAAATTCGCGATCGAGAACTTCGCCGAAAACCTGCTGCCCGTGCTCGACAGCCTCGAGGCGGCGGTGGGCGACACGTCCGGCGATCTCGCGAAAGTCCGCGAAGGCGTCGAGCTGACGCTGCGCCAACTGCAGAGCGCGCTCGAGAAGGGCCGCGTCGCGGCGCTCAATCCGGTCGGCGAGAAGTTCGATCCGCACCTGCACCAGGCGATCTCGATGGTGCCGGCCGACCAGGAGCCGAACACGGTCGTTGCCGTGCTGCAGAAGGGCTACACGATCGCCGACCGCGTGCTGCGTCCGGCGCTCGTGACGGTCGCGCAACCGAAGTAA
- the glnE gene encoding bifunctional [glutamate--ammonia ligase]-adenylyl-L-tyrosine phosphorylase/[glutamate--ammonia-ligase] adenylyltransferase, with protein sequence MTDASDLLSLSYSHYLARAAAARPALAERIAAWAAAPVTRAALDARLDALLAEGGQPPSEDTLKKALRQLRIEAFGAVAERDLSGRADVAEVTGAMSDLAEVAIQRAVALLSAELEALYGEPRGPSGERLALGVVGMGKLGGRELNVSSDIDLIFVYEDDGETAGGARTPISAHEFFTRLGRRLIGVLSEATADGYVFRVDMRLRPNGDSGPLVCSLGMLEEYFYVQGREWERYAWIKGRLVTERTSDAARRLAQQLDAIVKPFVYRRYLDFGVIGAIRSLHEQIRQEARRRATMRPDKADDIKLGRGGIREIEFSAQVFQLIRGGQDARFRVRPTLAVLRHANASGLIADDVRAGLADAYLFLRTLEHRLQYRNDAQTHAMPVDPAERGALAASLGFADYAALMTELDRHRAFVEAQFDQVFADKAGGGKRRADEGAAGCIWSGALADDGADDALAARLAELGFADPAAVLARLQAVWRSSRYTGLPESSRVRFDRVAQRALEAAPRIDAAHRDETVVRCFDLLETVGRRGAYLALLTEYPAALRRVLSVLGATRWGGGYLIRHPQLLDELLDDEAIESPFDWPAFKDALRTRLAAADGAEHQMDLLRHAHHAEVFRILLLDLAGKLSVERVSDRLSELADAMLDVTIDVVWSQLAKRHRDTPRFAVIAYGKLGGKELGYASDLDLIFLYDDPDERAADVYTTFTRRLITWLTTATGAGTLFDIDLRLRPNGEAGLLVTDLDAFRRYQLREGDAANTAWVWEHQALTRARYSAGDAQIGAAFEEIRVQVLTTPRDAAVLAKEIAGMRDKVFAGHPNTSELFDLKHDRGGMVDIEFVVQYWVLLHAARHPEMIRNTGNIALLREVSRFGLMSEDEAETVGAAYRTYRKLQHRLRLDGMEKARVEPERVAAERDAVVALWNRVFGA encoded by the coding sequence ATGACCGACGCCTCCGATCTGCTGTCCCTTTCCTATTCGCACTATCTCGCCCGCGCGGCCGCGGCGCGTCCGGCGCTCGCCGAGCGCATCGCCGCGTGGGCGGCCGCGCCCGTCACGCGCGCGGCGCTCGACGCGCGCCTCGACGCGCTGCTCGCCGAAGGCGGCCAGCCGCCGTCCGAGGACACGCTGAAGAAGGCGCTGCGGCAACTGCGCATCGAGGCGTTCGGCGCGGTTGCCGAGCGCGACCTGTCGGGGCGCGCCGACGTCGCCGAAGTCACGGGCGCGATGAGCGACCTCGCGGAGGTCGCGATCCAGCGCGCGGTCGCGCTGCTGTCGGCGGAACTCGAAGCGCTGTACGGCGAGCCGCGCGGCCCGTCGGGCGAGCGGCTCGCGCTCGGCGTCGTCGGGATGGGCAAGCTGGGCGGCCGCGAGCTGAACGTGTCGTCCGACATCGACCTGATCTTCGTCTACGAGGACGACGGCGAGACGGCGGGCGGCGCCCGCACGCCGATCTCCGCGCACGAGTTCTTCACGCGGCTCGGGCGGCGCCTGATCGGCGTGCTGTCCGAGGCGACGGCCGACGGCTACGTGTTCCGCGTCGACATGCGGCTGCGCCCGAACGGCGACTCGGGCCCGCTCGTCTGCAGCCTCGGGATGCTCGAGGAGTATTTCTACGTGCAGGGGCGCGAGTGGGAGCGCTACGCGTGGATCAAGGGCCGGCTCGTGACCGAGCGCACGAGCGACGCCGCGCGGCGCCTCGCGCAGCAGCTCGACGCGATCGTCAAGCCGTTCGTCTACCGGCGCTATCTCGATTTCGGCGTGATCGGCGCGATCCGGTCGCTGCACGAGCAGATCCGCCAGGAGGCGCGCCGGCGCGCGACGATGCGGCCCGACAAGGCCGACGACATCAAGCTCGGCCGCGGCGGGATTCGCGAGATCGAGTTCAGCGCGCAGGTGTTCCAATTGATTCGCGGCGGCCAGGACGCGCGCTTCCGGGTGCGGCCGACGCTCGCGGTGCTGCGCCACGCGAACGCGAGCGGCCTGATCGCCGACGACGTCCGCGCGGGCCTCGCCGATGCCTATCTGTTCCTGCGGACGCTCGAGCACCGGCTGCAATACCGGAACGACGCGCAGACGCACGCGATGCCGGTCGATCCGGCCGAGCGCGGGGCGCTCGCCGCGTCGCTCGGGTTCGCAGACTATGCGGCGCTGATGACGGAGCTCGACCGGCACCGCGCGTTCGTCGAGGCGCAGTTCGACCAGGTGTTCGCCGACAAGGCGGGCGGCGGCAAGCGCCGCGCGGACGAAGGCGCGGCGGGTTGCATCTGGAGCGGCGCGCTCGCCGACGACGGCGCCGACGACGCGCTCGCCGCGCGCCTCGCCGAGCTCGGCTTCGCCGATCCGGCGGCGGTGCTCGCGCGGCTGCAGGCGGTATGGCGCTCGTCGCGCTACACGGGGCTGCCGGAATCGAGCCGGGTGCGGTTCGACCGCGTCGCGCAGCGCGCGCTCGAGGCGGCGCCGCGGATCGACGCCGCGCATCGCGACGAGACCGTCGTGCGCTGCTTCGACCTGCTCGAGACAGTCGGCCGGCGCGGCGCGTACCTCGCGCTCCTGACCGAATATCCGGCGGCGCTGCGGCGCGTGCTGTCGGTGCTCGGCGCGACGCGCTGGGGCGGCGGCTACCTGATCCGCCATCCGCAATTGCTCGACGAGCTGCTCGACGACGAGGCGATCGAGAGCCCGTTCGACTGGCCGGCGTTCAAGGATGCGCTGCGCACGCGGCTCGCGGCCGCCGACGGCGCCGAGCATCAGATGGACCTGCTGCGTCACGCGCACCACGCGGAGGTGTTCAGGATCCTGCTGCTCGATCTGGCGGGCAAGCTGTCGGTCGAGCGCGTGAGCGACCGCCTGTCGGAGCTCGCCGACGCGATGCTCGACGTGACGATCGACGTCGTCTGGTCGCAGCTCGCGAAGCGCCACCGCGACACGCCGCGCTTCGCGGTGATCGCGTACGGCAAGCTGGGCGGCAAGGAGCTCGGCTACGCGTCCGATCTCGACCTGATCTTCCTGTACGACGATCCGGACGAGCGCGCGGCCGACGTCTACACGACGTTCACGCGGCGCCTGATCACATGGCTCACGACCGCGACGGGCGCGGGCACGCTGTTCGACATCGACCTGCGGCTGCGGCCGAACGGCGAGGCGGGCCTCCTCGTCACGGACCTCGACGCGTTCCGGCGCTACCAGCTGCGCGAGGGCGACGCGGCGAACACCGCGTGGGTGTGGGAGCACCAGGCGCTCACGCGCGCGCGCTACAGCGCGGGCGACGCGCAGATCGGCGCGGCGTTCGAGGAGATCCGCGTGCAGGTGCTGACGACGCCGCGCGACGCGGCGGTGCTCGCGAAGGAGATCGCCGGGATGCGCGACAAGGTGTTCGCCGGACATCCGAACACGAGCGAGCTGTTCGACCTGAAGCACGACCGCGGCGGGATGGTCGACATCGAGTTCGTCGTCCAGTACTGGGTGCTGCTGCACGCGGCGCGCCATCCCGAGATGATCCGCAATACCGGCAACATCGCGCTGCTGCGCGAGGTGTCGCGCTTCGGGCTGATGAGCGAAGACGAGGCGGAGACGGTCGGCGCGGCTTACCGGACCTACCGGAAGCTGCAGCACAGGCTGCGGCTCGACGGGATGGAGAAGGCGCGCGTCGAGCCGGAGCGGGTCGCGGCCGAGCGGGATGCGGTGGTCGCGCTGTGGAATCGGGTGTTCGGCGCGTAG
- the recN gene encoding DNA repair protein RecN, with protein sequence MLRHLSIRDFVIVAALDLEFDSGFSVFSGETGAGKSILIDALALALGERADASVVRAGCARADISAEFTPHDRVVRWLDEHAFDADDTVMLRRVVDANGRSRAFINGTSATLAQLREVGEMLVDIHGQHAHQLLMRTDAQRELFDAHAGLVADAAAVARGFRAWRDATQAIEAAQAHERERQLEREKLAWQLAELDKLAPQPGEWDEINTEHKRLTHSANLIDGVQGALDAISESDDAMLTQLGAIVSKLRSLAEYDPALNDALASLEPAEIQLQEASYSLSHYAQRLDLDPDRLAQVESRLDALHSTARKFRLPPETLHDEHEARRAQLAELDAAADLTALQAIADQAKEAYLADAKKLSKARAQAAKALGAAVTTGMQELSMAGGSFEVALVPLAEGGAHGLEQVEFRVAGHAGVPLRPLAKVASGGELARISLALAVIASAASPTPTLIFDEVDTGIGGGVAEVVGRLLHQLGQMRQVLCVTHLPQVAARGDHHFQVAKGQDGDGGIVSTVVPLDRASRIEEVARMLGGLEITATTRKHAKEMLTA encoded by the coding sequence ATGCTCCGCCACCTCTCGATCCGCGACTTCGTCATCGTCGCCGCGCTCGACCTCGAATTCGACAGCGGCTTCTCCGTCTTCTCGGGCGAAACGGGCGCCGGCAAATCGATCCTGATCGATGCGCTCGCGCTCGCGCTCGGCGAACGCGCAGACGCGAGCGTCGTGCGCGCCGGCTGCGCGCGCGCCGACATCAGCGCCGAATTCACGCCGCACGACCGCGTCGTACGCTGGCTCGACGAGCATGCGTTCGACGCCGACGATACAGTGATGCTGCGGCGCGTCGTCGACGCGAACGGCCGCTCGCGCGCATTCATCAACGGCACGAGCGCGACGCTCGCGCAACTGCGCGAAGTGGGCGAGATGCTCGTCGACATCCATGGCCAGCATGCGCACCAGCTGCTGATGCGCACGGACGCGCAGCGCGAGCTGTTCGACGCGCACGCGGGGCTCGTCGCCGACGCGGCCGCCGTCGCGCGCGGTTTTCGCGCGTGGCGCGACGCGACGCAGGCGATCGAGGCCGCGCAGGCGCACGAGCGCGAGCGCCAGCTCGAACGCGAAAAGCTCGCGTGGCAGCTCGCCGAGCTCGACAAGCTCGCGCCGCAGCCGGGCGAATGGGATGAAATCAACACCGAGCACAAGCGCCTCACGCATTCGGCGAACCTGATCGACGGCGTCCAGGGCGCGCTCGACGCCATCTCCGAATCGGACGACGCGATGCTCACGCAGCTCGGCGCGATCGTGTCGAAGCTTCGCAGCCTCGCCGAATACGATCCGGCGCTGAACGACGCGCTCGCGTCACTCGAGCCGGCCGAGATCCAGCTACAGGAGGCGTCGTACTCGCTGTCGCACTACGCGCAGCGGCTCGACCTCGATCCGGACCGCCTCGCGCAGGTCGAATCGCGGCTCGACGCGCTGCACTCGACCGCGCGCAAGTTCCGGCTGCCGCCCGAGACGCTGCACGACGAGCACGAGGCGCGCCGCGCGCAGCTCGCCGAACTCGACGCCGCCGCCGACCTGACCGCGCTGCAGGCGATCGCCGACCAGGCGAAGGAAGCGTATCTCGCCGACGCGAAGAAACTGTCGAAGGCGCGCGCGCAGGCCGCAAAGGCGCTCGGCGCGGCGGTGACGACGGGCATGCAGGAGTTGTCGATGGCGGGCGGGAGCTTCGAAGTCGCGCTCGTGCCGCTCGCCGAAGGCGGCGCGCACGGGCTCGAGCAAGTCGAATTCCGCGTCGCGGGCCATGCGGGCGTGCCGCTGCGGCCGCTCGCGAAGGTCGCGTCGGGCGGCGAGCTCGCGCGGATCAGTCTCGCGCTCGCGGTGATCGCGAGCGCGGCGAGCCCGACGCCGACGCTCATCTTCGACGAAGTCGACACGGGCATCGGCGGCGGCGTCGCCGAGGTGGTCGGGCGGCTGCTGCACCAGCTCGGGCAGATGCGGCAGGTGCTGTGCGTCACGCACCTGCCGCAGGTCGCCGCGCGCGGCGATCATCACTTCCAGGTCGCGAAGGGTCAGGACGGCGACGGCGGCATCGTGTCGACGGTCGTACCGCTCGACCGCGCGAGCCGGATCGAGGAAGTCGCGCGGATGCTGGGCGGTCTCGAAATCACCGCGACGACGCGCAAGCACGCGAAGGAGATGCTCACCGCGTGA
- a CDS encoding RNA-binding S4 domain-containing protein, translating into MNFKISTEPGARLRIDKWLWAARFFKTRSLAADAVEKGRVKIGGAAVKPAKEVRVGDRVDVTIESVVWQVDVVGVCDVRGPASVAQTLYAETEAGREKRLAELDRRRRFREPAAELQGRPTKRDRRVIDRFSNGS; encoded by the coding sequence ATGAACTTCAAGATTTCGACCGAACCCGGTGCGCGGCTGCGCATCGACAAGTGGCTCTGGGCCGCGCGCTTCTTCAAGACCCGTTCGCTCGCGGCCGACGCGGTCGAAAAAGGGCGCGTGAAGATCGGCGGCGCGGCCGTCAAGCCGGCGAAGGAAGTGCGCGTCGGCGACCGGGTCGACGTGACGATCGAGAGCGTCGTCTGGCAGGTCGACGTGGTCGGCGTATGCGACGTGCGCGGGCCGGCGAGCGTCGCGCAGACGCTCTATGCGGAGACGGAAGCGGGGCGGGAGAAGCGTCTTGCGGAGCTCGACCGGCGCCGGCGTTTCCGCGAGCCGGCGGCCGAGCTGCAAGGGCGGCCGACGAAGCGGGACCGCCGGGTCATCGACAGATTTTCGAATGGGAGCTGA
- the dnaK gene encoding molecular chaperone DnaK, which produces MGKIIGIDLGTTNSCVAVMEGNQVKVIENSEGARTTPSIIAYMDDNEVLVGAPAKRQSVTNPKNTLFAVKRLIGRRFEEKEVQKDIGLMPYKITKADNGDAWVEAHGQKLAPPQVSAEVLRKMKKTAEDYLGEPVTEAVITVPAYFNDSQRQATKDAGRIAGLEVKRIINEPTAAALAFGLDKAEKGDRKIAVYDLGGGTFDVSIIEIADVDGEMQFEVLSTNGDTFLGGEDFDQRIIDYIIGEFKKEQGVDLSKDVLALQRLKEAAEKAKIELSSGQQTEINLPYITADASGPKHLNLKITRAKLEALVEDLVERTIEPCRIAIKDAGVKVSDIDDVILVGGQTRMPKVMEKVKEFFGKDPRRDVNPDEAVAVGAAIQGQVLSGDRKDVLLLDVTPLSLGIETLGGVMTKMINKNTTIPTKHSQVYSTADDNQGAVTIKVFQGEREMAAGNKLLGEFNLEGIPPAPRGVPQIEVTFDIDANGILHVGAKDKATGKENKITIKANSGLSEAEIEKMVKDAEANAEEDHRLRELADSRNQGDALVHSTKKALAEYGDKLDAGEKEKIEAALKELEDVLKGASSDKATIDAKIEAVATASQKLGEKMYADMQAQQAGAAGAAGAAAEGAAQGGAQTADDVVDADFKEVKKD; this is translated from the coding sequence ATGGGAAAGATCATCGGTATTGACCTCGGCACCACGAACTCGTGCGTCGCCGTGATGGAAGGCAATCAGGTCAAGGTCATCGAGAACTCGGAAGGCGCGCGCACGACGCCGTCGATCATCGCCTACATGGACGACAACGAGGTGCTCGTCGGCGCGCCGGCCAAGCGTCAATCGGTGACGAACCCGAAGAACACGCTCTTCGCGGTGAAGCGCCTGATCGGCCGCCGCTTCGAGGAGAAGGAAGTGCAGAAGGACATCGGCCTGATGCCCTACAAGATCACCAAGGCCGACAACGGCGACGCGTGGGTCGAAGCGCACGGCCAGAAGCTCGCGCCGCCGCAGGTCTCGGCCGAAGTGCTGCGCAAGATGAAGAAAACCGCTGAGGATTACCTCGGCGAGCCGGTCACGGAAGCCGTGATCACGGTGCCGGCGTACTTCAACGACAGCCAGCGCCAGGCGACCAAGGACGCCGGCCGTATCGCGGGCCTCGAAGTCAAGCGGATCATCAACGAGCCGACGGCGGCCGCGCTCGCGTTCGGCCTCGACAAGGCCGAGAAGGGCGACCGCAAGATCGCCGTGTATGACCTCGGCGGCGGCACGTTCGACGTGTCGATCATCGAGATCGCGGACGTCGACGGCGAAATGCAGTTCGAAGTGCTGTCGACCAACGGCGACACGTTCCTCGGCGGCGAAGACTTCGACCAGCGCATCATCGATTACATCATCGGCGAGTTCAAGAAGGAGCAGGGCGTCGACCTGTCGAAGGACGTGCTCGCGCTGCAGCGCCTGAAGGAAGCGGCCGAAAAGGCGAAGATCGAGCTGTCGTCGGGCCAGCAGACCGAAATCAACCTGCCGTACATCACGGCGGACGCGTCGGGTCCGAAGCACTTGAACCTGAAGATCACGCGTGCGAAGCTCGAAGCGCTCGTCGAGGATCTGGTCGAGCGTACGATCGAGCCGTGCCGCATCGCGATCAAGGACGCGGGCGTCAAGGTGTCGGACATCGACGACGTGATCCTGGTGGGCGGCCAGACCCGCATGCCGAAGGTCATGGAGAAGGTGAAGGAATTCTTCGGCAAGGACCCGCGCCGCGACGTGAACCCGGACGAAGCCGTCGCGGTCGGCGCGGCGATCCAGGGCCAGGTGCTGTCGGGCGACCGCAAGGACGTGCTGCTGCTCGACGTGACCCCGCTGTCGCTCGGCATCGAGACGCTCGGCGGCGTGATGACGAAGATGATCAACAAGAACACCACGATCCCGACGAAGCACTCGCAAGTGTATTCGACGGCGGACGACAACCAGGGCGCCGTGACGATCAAGGTGTTCCAGGGCGAGCGCGAGATGGCGGCGGGCAACAAGCTGCTCGGCGAGTTCAACCTGGAAGGCATTCCGCCCGCCCCGCGTGGCGTGCCGCAGATCGAAGTGACCTTCGACATCGACGCGAACGGCATCCTGCACGTCGGCGCGAAGGACAAGGCGACCGGCAAGGAAAACAAGATCACGATCAAGGCGAACTCGGGCCTGTCCGAAGCCGAGATCGAGAAGATGGTGAAGGACGCGGAAGCGAACGCGGAAGAAGATCACCGTCTGCGTGAGCTGGCCGATTCGCGCAACCAGGGCGACGCGCTCGTCCACAGCACGAAGAAGGCGCTCGCCGAGTACGGCGACAAGCTGGACGCGGGCGAGAAGGAGAAGATCGAAGCCGCGCTGAAGGAGCTCGAGGACGTGCTGAAGGGCGCGTCGAGCGACAAGGCGACGATCGATGCGAAGATCGAAGCGGTCGCGACGGCGTCGCAGAAGCTCGGCGAGAAGATGTACGCCGACATGCAGGCGCAGCAGGCCGGCGCGGCGGGCGCAGCCGGTGCGGCAGCCGAAGGCGCGGCGCAGGGCGGCGCGCAGACGGCCGACGACGTCGTCGACGCCGACTTCAAGGAAGTGAAGAAGGACTGA
- the hemH gene encoding ferrochelatase produces the protein MRFDLEPPSQASAAHRVAVLLVNLGTPDEPTPRAVRRYLAQFLSDPRVVEIPQAVWQVILRTLILPLRSRASAKKYAAVWMPEGSPLRVHTERQVECLRPLFAANGYRVIVDHAMRYGTPSIADVLSQLKRAGAERVLLLPMYPQYSASTTATAFDAAFAALGRMRNQPEVRTVRHYADHPAYIHALAEQVRQYWAAHGRPAFDSGDKLVLSFHGVPKRTLDLGDPYHEQCQQTAALLMSALGLTTFECRVTFQSRFGKAEWLQPYTAPTLKELGTAGVRRADVFCPGFTADCLETVEEIGIEVRDEFLHGGGKEFHRIPCLNALPAWIAALGEIAAENLQGWPVRVAAAPEVVS, from the coding sequence ATGCGTTTTGACCTCGAACCGCCGTCGCAGGCGTCGGCCGCTCACCGCGTCGCCGTGCTGCTCGTCAACCTGGGCACGCCCGACGAGCCGACGCCGCGCGCGGTGCGCCGCTATCTCGCGCAGTTCCTGTCCGACCCGCGCGTCGTCGAGATCCCGCAGGCCGTCTGGCAGGTGATCCTGCGCACGCTGATCCTGCCGCTGCGCAGCCGCGCGTCCGCGAAGAAGTACGCGGCCGTCTGGATGCCCGAGGGCTCGCCGCTGCGCGTCCATACGGAGCGTCAGGTCGAGTGCTTGCGGCCGCTCTTCGCGGCGAACGGCTACCGGGTGATCGTCGACCACGCGATGCGCTACGGCACGCCGAGCATCGCCGACGTGCTCTCGCAACTGAAGCGCGCGGGCGCCGAGCGGGTGCTGCTGCTGCCGATGTATCCGCAATATTCGGCGTCGACGACGGCCACCGCGTTCGACGCCGCGTTCGCCGCGCTCGGCCGGATGCGCAACCAGCCGGAGGTGCGCACGGTGCGCCACTACGCGGACCACCCGGCGTACATCCACGCGCTTGCCGAGCAGGTCCGCCAGTATTGGGCGGCGCACGGCCGGCCCGCGTTCGATTCGGGCGACAAGCTCGTGCTGAGCTTTCACGGCGTGCCGAAGCGCACGCTCGATCTCGGCGATCCATACCACGAACAATGCCAGCAGACGGCCGCGCTGCTGATGTCCGCGCTCGGCCTCACGACGTTCGAGTGCCGGGTCACGTTCCAGTCGCGCTTCGGCAAGGCCGAATGGCTGCAGCCTTATACGGCGCCGACGCTCAAGGAACTGGGCACGGCGGGCGTGCGTCGCGCGGACGTGTTCTGCCCGGGCTTCACCGCCGACTGCCTCGAGACGGTCGAGGAGATCGGGATCGAGGTGCGCGACGAGTTCCTGCACGGCGGCGGCAAGGAATTCCACCGGATTCCATGCCTGAACGCGTTGCCCGCGTGGATCGCGGCGCTCGGCGAGATCGCCGCCGAAAACCTGCAAGGCTGGCCGGTGCGCGTCGCGGCGGCGCCGGAGGTCGTGAGCTGA
- a CDS encoding thioredoxin family protein yields MAGTGVDATAFAAFDMQELDAESFDAGLASAGDALAVVFFWGIDCFNCEIAKKAMLANPDAIRALGLEWFHSNVYEHRELARRFVLHGVPTWFFFRRGKRLGRVTGWHGLAQFEAAVAAARAKAEAAVAGEAGRPAD; encoded by the coding sequence ATGGCGGGCACGGGCGTCGACGCGACCGCGTTCGCGGCGTTCGACATGCAGGAACTGGACGCCGAGAGCTTCGACGCCGGGCTCGCGAGCGCGGGCGACGCGCTCGCCGTCGTCTTCTTCTGGGGCATTGACTGCTTCAACTGCGAAATCGCGAAGAAAGCGATGCTCGCGAACCCGGACGCGATCCGCGCGCTCGGCCTCGAATGGTTCCATAGCAACGTCTACGAACACCGCGAACTCGCGCGGCGCTTCGTGCTGCACGGCGTGCCGACCTGGTTCTTCTTCCGGCGCGGCAAGCGGCTCGGTCGGGTGACCGGCTGGCACGGGCTCGCGCAGTTCGAGGCGGCCGTCGCCGCGGCGCGCGCGAAGGCGGAGGCCGCCGTCGCGGGCGAAGCGGGCCGTCCCGCCGATTGA
- the hrcA gene encoding heat-inducible transcriptional repressor HrcA, producing MLDPRARTLLKTLIERYIADGQPVGSRTLSRYSGLELSPATIRNVMSDLEELGLVSSPHTSAGRVPTPRGYRLFVDTMLTVESPIDADAVTRLVQTTLQAGDPQQKVVAAAASVLSNLSQFAGVVLTPRRSHVFKQIEFLRLSDKRILLIIVTPEGDVQNRMIATQRDYTPSQLTEASNYINAHFAGLSFDEVRRRLREEIDELRGDMTALMHAAVTASTEEADDEDTVLISGERNLLEVADLSSDMARLRKLFDVFDQKTSLLQLLDVSSHAQGVQIFIGGESTLVPIDEMSVVTAPYEVNGKIVGTLGVIGPTRMAYNRVIPIVDITARLLSLALSQQ from the coding sequence ATGTTAGATCCACGCGCACGAACCCTCCTCAAGACTCTGATCGAGCGGTATATCGCCGACGGTCAGCCGGTCGGATCGCGCACGTTGTCTCGTTATTCCGGGCTCGAGCTGAGCCCGGCGACGATCCGCAACGTGATGTCCGACCTGGAGGAGCTCGGCCTCGTGTCGAGCCCGCACACGTCGGCGGGGCGCGTGCCGACGCCGCGCGGCTACCGCCTCTTCGTCGACACGATGCTGACGGTCGAGTCGCCGATCGACGCCGACGCCGTCACGCGGCTCGTGCAGACCACGCTGCAGGCGGGCGATCCGCAGCAGAAGGTCGTCGCGGCCGCGGCGAGCGTGCTGTCGAACCTGTCGCAGTTCGCGGGCGTCGTGCTGACGCCGCGCCGCAGCCACGTGTTCAAGCAGATCGAGTTCCTGCGCCTGTCGGACAAGCGGATCCTCCTCATCATCGTGACGCCCGAAGGCGACGTGCAGAACCGCATGATCGCGACGCAGCGCGACTACACGCCCTCGCAGCTCACCGAGGCGTCGAACTACATCAACGCGCACTTCGCCGGCCTGTCGTTCGACGAGGTGCGCCGCCGGCTGCGCGAGGAGATCGACGAACTGCGCGGCGACATGACGGCGCTGATGCACGCGGCCGTCACGGCGAGCACCGAGGAGGCCGACGACGAGGACACCGTGCTGATCTCCGGCGAGCGCAACCTGCTCGAAGTGGCGGATCTTTCGTCCGACATGGCGCGGCTGCGCAAGCTGTTCGACGTGTTCGACCAGAAGACGAGCCTCCTGCAGCTTCTCGACGTGTCGAGCCACGCGCAGGGCGTGCAGATCTTCATCGGCGGCGAATCGACGCTCGTGCCGATCGACGAAATGAGCGTCGTGACGGCCCCGTACGAGGTCAACGGCAAGATCGTCGGCACGCTCGGCGTGATCGGGCCGACGCGGATGGCCTACAACCGCGTGATTCCGATCGTCGACATCACCGCGCGCCTCCTGTCGCTGGCGCTCAGCCAGCAGTAA